In Corynebacterium guangdongense, one DNA window encodes the following:
- a CDS encoding ferrochelatase has protein sequence MTENREYDAVLVLSFGGPERNEDVVPFLRNVTAGRGIPDERLKQVGEHYFHFNGRSPLNDLNLEIIVNLKAELLARGFNLPVYFGNRNWHPLANDTAERIAADGHRNVLVFATSAWGGYSACRQYDEDIQKMREHLAARGLPEVTFTKLRQFYDHPTFIEIMAEAVRESFAEVPAERREATRMLFTAHSVPTRADEESGRSGDKNLYSRQVEESSRLIAAAAGVEKYDVVWQSRSGNPATPWLEPDIVDHTEEIAASEGVKSVVVCPVGFISDHMEVIWDLDTELQQAADAIDVTVHRTRTAGPDKRFARMIVDNITEQIEGTPWAGLGEVTVSGATVNGAACAPGCCSQRDEVAVGAQRENSATQ, from the coding sequence ATGACCGAGAACCGTGAATATGATGCTGTCCTGGTCCTGTCCTTTGGCGGGCCGGAGCGTAACGAGGATGTCGTCCCTTTTCTGCGCAACGTCACCGCCGGCCGGGGGATTCCGGACGAGCGCCTGAAGCAGGTTGGGGAGCACTACTTCCACTTCAACGGGCGTAGCCCGTTGAACGACCTCAACCTGGAGATCATCGTCAACCTGAAGGCTGAGCTGCTGGCCCGGGGATTCAACCTTCCGGTTTACTTCGGCAATCGCAATTGGCACCCCCTGGCCAACGACACCGCCGAAAGGATCGCCGCCGACGGCCACCGCAACGTCCTGGTCTTTGCTACGAGCGCCTGGGGAGGATACTCCGCCTGTCGGCAGTACGACGAGGACATCCAGAAGATGCGCGAGCACCTGGCGGCCCGGGGCCTGCCGGAGGTCACATTCACCAAGTTGCGTCAGTTCTACGACCACCCGACCTTCATCGAGATCATGGCGGAGGCGGTGCGCGAATCCTTCGCGGAGGTTCCCGCTGAGCGCAGGGAGGCCACCCGCATGCTCTTCACCGCCCACTCCGTTCCGACCAGGGCGGATGAGGAATCGGGCCGCTCCGGCGACAAGAACCTCTACTCCAGGCAGGTGGAGGAGTCGTCCCGGCTGATCGCCGCGGCCGCGGGCGTCGAGAAGTACGACGTCGTCTGGCAGTCACGCTCCGGCAACCCCGCCACCCCGTGGCTGGAGCCGGACATCGTCGATCACACCGAGGAGATCGCCGCCTCCGAAGGCGTGAAGTCGGTCGTGGTGTGCCCGGTCGGCTTCATCTCCGATCACATGGAAGTCATCTGGGATCTCGACACTGAACTCCAGCAGGCCGCGGACGCCATTGACGTCACCGTCCACCGCACCAGGACCGCGGGCCCGGACAAGCGCTTCGCGCGGATGATCGTGGACAACATCACCGAGCAGATCGAGGGCACGCCGTGGGCGGGCCTGGGCGAGGTCACCGTCTCCGGGGCCACCGTCAACGGCGCCGCCTGCGCCCCGGGCTGCTGTTCCCAGCGCGACGAGGTCGCCGTGGGGGCTCAGCGGGAGAATTCGGCGACGCAGTAG
- a CDS encoding DUF3097 domain-containing protein codes for MNRYSGDIFSGHKRTRPVEYPILPAQPGLIIEVFGEDFVGAVVETLKTHEGDLVRLEDRHGRTRLFQMIRGGFLHEGKRVSLTRHVQKQAPRRSNSGSRRVENVTAKVAMPSRIWVEGLHDAAIVEKVWGHDLRVEGVVVEFIEGLDNLPDRLAEFQPGPGRRVGVLADHLVEGSKESRLTESLGPDVLVTGHPYIDIWAAVKPERLGLRAWPEVPYGEDWKTGICRRVGWSDPKEGWSRVYSAVNSFRDLDATLIGAVERLVDFVTTPELSKADLL; via the coding sequence ATGAACAGGTACTCAGGCGACATCTTCTCCGGTCACAAGCGCACTCGTCCCGTCGAGTATCCGATCCTGCCGGCGCAGCCCGGCCTCATCATCGAGGTGTTCGGCGAGGACTTCGTGGGCGCGGTCGTGGAAACGCTGAAGACCCACGAGGGAGATCTGGTCCGGCTGGAGGACCGGCACGGTCGCACTCGGCTGTTCCAGATGATTCGCGGCGGTTTCCTCCACGAAGGCAAGCGTGTGAGCTTGACCCGGCACGTGCAGAAACAGGCGCCGCGCCGCTCCAACTCAGGCTCCCGACGCGTGGAGAACGTCACTGCCAAAGTGGCGATGCCCTCGCGCATCTGGGTGGAGGGACTCCACGACGCCGCGATCGTCGAAAAGGTGTGGGGGCATGACCTCCGCGTGGAGGGCGTGGTCGTGGAATTCATCGAGGGCCTGGACAACCTCCCGGACCGGCTGGCCGAGTTTCAGCCCGGCCCGGGACGCCGGGTGGGAGTGCTGGCGGACCACCTCGTGGAGGGGTCGAAGGAGTCGCGGCTGACCGAGTCCCTCGGGCCCGACGTTCTCGTGACCGGCCACCCCTACATCGATATCTGGGCGGCGGTGAAACCGGAGCGCCTGGGCCTGCGGGCGTGGCCGGAGGTGCCCTACGGGGAGGACTGGAAGACGGGCATCTGCCGGCGGGTGGGCTGGTCGGACCCCAAGGAAGGGTGGAGCCGGGTCTACAGCGCGGTGAACAGTTTCCGCGACCTCGACGCCACCCTGATCGGGGCCGTCGAGCGCCTCGTCGACTTCGTGACCACCCCAGAACTCTCAAAGGCCGATCTTCTTTAG
- a CDS encoding DIP1281 family NlpC/P60 protein produces MSLPTRTVAHAARRRVFTASVAVVIGLGVGSTMTPALASPTDDISSLVRQVSTAQNDLDRLELILGSLREEVNRKLVDLDDAQGAAEQARQGAADAEDELTGSQSELEVAQARLDEIARAAYRQGGGTSAAGLTGDDATQDALDRRTFLRQRADEQQRVVDELDHARTESANSESRARAAAELADARAAAAIAAEEQAQASLAENSAELEKALAERDALIRQRDEAQAELDAQRRVEPAEEPEEAAPAQVIAGDAEGSGVEVDAAVAAVDESPATAAAAMVAASQPEHESLADPYVPLALTDGGEAVGGDDEALVEQPGIAARQAPQVRAAADSAEFTLGEESDAPAAEEPTEVPVEQVADQSETQAPAGGSSTSLVTEVAQFLGAIPATESAATEGQPATGGTSSSLNVGDLQTVLPEIDTAESVTDAAAGLVEPGADARIEAVIARAESQLGTPYAWGGGNAAGPTAGIRDGGTADSHGDYSKVGFDCSGFTLFAFAGAGISLPHYTGYQYQRGEQVDPQDMKRGDLIFYGPGGDQHVAIYLGDGMMIEAPSSGGVVQTTPVRWSGMSPYAVRLI; encoded by the coding sequence GTGTCCCTGCCTACTCGCACTGTCGCTCATGCAGCACGCCGACGCGTTTTCACCGCGTCTGTCGCAGTCGTCATCGGCCTCGGCGTCGGGTCGACGATGACTCCTGCGCTGGCGTCGCCGACCGACGACATTTCCAGCCTTGTCCGCCAGGTGTCCACCGCTCAAAATGACCTCGACCGTCTCGAACTCATTCTCGGCTCCCTCCGCGAAGAGGTGAACCGTAAGCTCGTCGACCTTGACGACGCCCAGGGCGCGGCCGAACAGGCCCGGCAAGGGGCCGCCGACGCGGAGGATGAGCTGACCGGCTCCCAGTCGGAGCTGGAGGTGGCGCAGGCCCGGCTCGACGAAATCGCCCGTGCCGCCTACCGCCAGGGAGGCGGCACCTCCGCCGCCGGCCTCACCGGTGACGACGCCACCCAGGACGCGCTCGACCGACGCACTTTCCTGCGCCAGCGTGCCGACGAACAGCAGCGCGTCGTCGATGAGCTGGATCACGCACGAACGGAGAGCGCGAACTCCGAGTCCCGGGCGCGTGCGGCGGCTGAGCTTGCCGACGCCCGCGCGGCCGCCGCCATCGCGGCCGAGGAGCAGGCCCAGGCCAGCCTCGCGGAAAACAGCGCCGAGTTGGAGAAGGCTCTGGCAGAGCGTGACGCCCTGATTCGTCAGCGCGACGAGGCCCAGGCGGAGCTCGACGCCCAGCGCCGCGTGGAACCCGCAGAGGAGCCCGAGGAGGCGGCGCCGGCGCAGGTTATCGCCGGTGACGCTGAGGGATCGGGTGTGGAGGTCGACGCTGCGGTCGCCGCCGTCGACGAATCGCCGGCCACCGCGGCGGCAGCGATGGTGGCGGCGTCGCAGCCCGAGCACGAGTCGCTGGCCGATCCCTATGTGCCCCTGGCGCTCACCGACGGTGGGGAAGCCGTCGGCGGAGACGATGAGGCGTTGGTCGAACAGCCCGGAATCGCCGCCCGGCAGGCGCCGCAGGTGCGCGCCGCGGCTGATTCGGCGGAGTTCACCCTCGGCGAGGAGTCGGACGCCCCCGCCGCGGAGGAACCCACCGAGGTCCCCGTCGAGCAGGTGGCCGACCAGTCGGAGACCCAGGCGCCGGCCGGCGGCTCCTCGACCAGCCTCGTCACCGAGGTCGCCCAGTTCCTGGGGGCCATCCCCGCCACGGAGTCGGCGGCCACGGAGGGCCAGCCCGCCACCGGCGGCACCAGCAGCAGTCTGAACGTGGGGGACTTGCAGACCGTCCTCCCGGAGATCGACACCGCCGAGAGCGTCACCGACGCCGCCGCCGGGCTGGTGGAGCCGGGAGCGGACGCGCGTATTGAGGCCGTCATCGCCCGTGCCGAGTCCCAGCTGGGCACCCCGTACGCCTGGGGCGGCGGCAACGCCGCCGGCCCGACCGCCGGTATCCGTGACGGCGGCACCGCCGACTCCCACGGCGACTACAGCAAGGTCGGCTTTGACTGCTCGGGCTTCACCCTCTTCGCCTTCGCCGGTGCGGGCATCTCCCTTCCGCACTACACCGGTTACCAGTACCAGCGGGGCGAACAGGTGGACCCGCAGGACATGAAGCGCGGTGACCTCATCTTCTACGGCCCCGGCGGTGATCAGCACGTCGCCATTTACCTGGGTGACGGCATGATGATCGAGGCCCCGTCCTCCGGTGGCGTAGTCCAGACGACCCCGGTTCGCTGGTCAGGCATGTCCCCGTACGCGGTCCGGCTCATCTAA
- a CDS encoding NfeD family protein — protein sequence MGALIWLIVAIVLALLELAAGEFTLLMLAGAALITSGVAVADIPLWAEVITFSISALGLLVFVRPALKKRMRRPGQLETSDRRLVGHTAEVLEDVSGDGGQIRLEGHIWSAKALDPTVSFVEGETVTVVSIDGNTAVVWKGP from the coding sequence GTGGGAGCCCTTATCTGGTTGATCGTTGCCATTGTCCTGGCGCTGCTCGAACTGGCGGCCGGGGAATTCACGCTGCTGATGCTTGCCGGGGCGGCGTTGATCACCTCCGGCGTCGCGGTGGCGGACATCCCCCTGTGGGCCGAGGTCATTACGTTTTCGATCAGCGCTCTCGGGTTGCTCGTCTTCGTGCGCCCGGCGCTGAAGAAGCGGATGAGACGACCGGGACAGCTGGAAACCTCCGACCGGCGCCTGGTGGGGCACACCGCCGAGGTCCTGGAGGATGTTTCGGGCGACGGCGGCCAGATTCGCCTGGAGGGCCACATCTGGTCCGCCAAGGCGTTGGATCCCACCGTCTCGTTCGTTGAGGGCGAGACCGTCACAGTCGTCAGCATCGACGGCAACACCGCCGTCGTGTGGAAGGGGCCCTAA
- a CDS encoding SPFH domain-containing protein gives MTGLIVLLLILVFVVIIVIKSIVVIPQGEAAIVERLGSYTRTISGGISLLIPFIDRVRARVDTRERVVSFPPQAVITRDNLTVAIDIVVTFQINDAARAVYGVDNYIYGVEQISVATLRDVVGGMTLEESLTSRETINRRLRGELDAATGKWGIRISRVELKAIDPPPSIQQSMEMQMKADREKRAMILTAEGRRESDIKTAEGEKQARILSAEGEKHAAILKAEADRQASILKAEGDRAARYLNAQGEARAIQKINAAIKASQVTPEVLAYQYLEKLPEMADGQASTMWMIPSQLGDTLEQFAKSFATKDEQGVFRYEPPQVDDATRRMAQPEEDTDEWFNTESSPEIARAVAAANAVANKPIDPEVHELAAQADEAAGATPRSSAATAPELEQARGESLPAQESLRREEEF, from the coding sequence ATGACCGGATTGATAGTCCTACTTCTCATACTCGTTTTCGTGGTCATCATCGTCATCAAGTCGATTGTGGTCATCCCGCAGGGTGAGGCGGCCATCGTCGAGCGCCTCGGCAGTTACACCCGCACCATCTCCGGCGGCATTTCGCTGCTGATTCCCTTCATCGACCGGGTCCGCGCTCGCGTGGACACCCGCGAGCGCGTCGTTTCCTTCCCGCCGCAGGCGGTGATCACCCGGGACAACCTGACAGTGGCCATCGACATCGTCGTCACGTTCCAGATCAACGACGCCGCCCGCGCCGTCTACGGGGTGGACAACTACATATACGGTGTCGAGCAGATCTCCGTCGCCACCCTGCGTGACGTCGTCGGCGGAATGACCCTGGAGGAGTCGCTCACCAGCCGTGAGACCATCAACCGTCGTCTGCGCGGTGAGCTGGACGCGGCAACAGGCAAGTGGGGCATCCGCATCAGCCGGGTCGAGCTCAAGGCCATTGATCCGCCACCGTCCATCCAGCAGTCGATGGAGATGCAGATGAAGGCAGACCGCGAGAAGCGCGCCATGATCCTCACCGCCGAGGGGCGCCGCGAGTCCGACATCAAGACCGCTGAGGGCGAGAAGCAGGCCCGCATCCTCTCGGCCGAGGGCGAGAAGCACGCGGCCATCCTCAAGGCCGAGGCCGACCGCCAGGCCTCCATCCTCAAGGCCGAGGGTGACCGCGCGGCCCGCTACCTCAACGCCCAGGGCGAGGCCCGGGCCATCCAGAAAATCAACGCGGCGATCAAGGCCTCGCAGGTCACGCCCGAGGTGCTGGCCTACCAGTACCTGGAGAAGCTCCCCGAGATGGCCGACGGCCAGGCGTCGACGATGTGGATGATCCCCTCGCAGCTGGGTGACACGCTCGAGCAATTCGCCAAGTCCTTCGCCACCAAGGATGAGCAGGGGGTCTTCCGCTACGAGCCGCCGCAGGTCGATGACGCGACCCGCCGGATGGCGCAGCCGGAGGAGGACACCGACGAGTGGTTCAACACCGAGTCCTCGCCGGAGATCGCCCGGGCCGTGGCGGCCGCCAACGCCGTCGCCAACAAACCGATCGACCCGGAGGTCCACGAACTCGCCGCGCAGGCGGATGAGGCGGCGGGCGCCACGCCACGGTCCTCGGCCGCCACGGCGCCGGAGCTGGAACAGGCGCGGGGCGAGTCCCTTCCGGCCCAGGAGTCGCTCCGGCGCGAGGAGGAGTTCTAG
- a CDS encoding MarR family transcriptional regulator, translating to MLAIHARYRGRERRRAELVRRSAEALSRLDGVAGFELLGVEDIRSTVDDPETLANVVMALLSDGSWAIGIGVDTAEWAEDAATVALGAGGRAGVVKARVRSPHAGTLGEDISAAFLLMSHVLAKRTVEGREATSLVRSGLNQNEAAAELGISKQAMSQRLQAAGWQAEQAGWKLVVNLLTLAGQTR from the coding sequence ATGTTGGCCATCCATGCACGTTACCGGGGGCGGGAACGACGACGGGCCGAACTGGTCCGCCGTTCCGCCGAAGCGCTTTCGCGACTTGACGGGGTCGCCGGATTCGAGTTACTCGGAGTCGAGGACATCCGCTCCACCGTCGACGATCCCGAGACCCTGGCCAACGTCGTGATGGCCCTCCTGTCCGACGGTTCATGGGCCATCGGTATCGGCGTCGACACCGCGGAATGGGCCGAGGACGCCGCCACCGTCGCGCTGGGCGCGGGTGGCCGAGCGGGCGTGGTCAAGGCACGTGTTCGTTCTCCCCACGCCGGTACTCTCGGGGAGGACATTTCCGCGGCGTTTCTTCTCATGTCCCACGTGCTGGCCAAGCGCACCGTCGAGGGCCGGGAGGCCACGTCGCTGGTGCGCTCCGGGCTGAACCAGAATGAAGCGGCCGCGGAGCTGGGCATCTCCAAGCAGGCGATGTCCCAACGTCTGCAGGCCGCCGGGTGGCAGGCCGAGCAGGCCGGCTGGAAGCTGGTGGTCAACCTGCTCACCCTGGCCGGGCAGACGCGCTAG
- a CDS encoding Rv1476 family membrane protein produces MISQHIAVDDLAADLADDAVAFTPEAPVDAALASQLSSLLLGAEGPAGRTGYIVAGPGSGAELRDVGQAALDHSAGSLETVIVRGPDSVAMVSQSLSRAEIESTQGQLLAFPDYVEGLGHLLLQLDTQAGGGGQWLPFFVLTLAAVVAIVVVTYASAAQVKRKRLTGP; encoded by the coding sequence ATGATTTCCCAGCATATTGCCGTCGACGACCTCGCGGCTGACCTTGCCGACGACGCCGTCGCGTTCACCCCGGAGGCCCCCGTCGACGCGGCGCTCGCGAGCCAGCTCTCTTCACTCCTTCTGGGGGCGGAAGGGCCGGCGGGCCGGACCGGGTACATCGTCGCGGGTCCCGGCTCGGGTGCGGAGCTGCGTGACGTCGGCCAGGCGGCGCTCGATCACTCCGCCGGTTCGCTGGAGACGGTGATAGTCCGCGGCCCGGATTCCGTCGCCATGGTCAGTCAGTCCCTGTCGCGCGCGGAAATCGAATCCACCCAGGGGCAGCTGCTGGCATTCCCGGACTACGTGGAGGGGCTCGGCCACCTGCTGCTCCAGCTGGACACGCAGGCGGGCGGGGGCGGGCAGTGGCTGCCGTTCTTCGTGCTGACGCTCGCCGCAGTCGTTGCGATCGTCGTGGTCACCTATGCCTCCGCCGCCCAGGTCAAGCGAAAGCGCTTGACGGGGCCGTAA